In [Limnothrix rosea] IAM M-220, one DNA window encodes the following:
- the recF gene encoding DNA replication/repair protein RecF (All proteins in this family for which functions are known are DNA-binding proteins that assist the filamentation of RecA onto DNA for the initiation of recombination or recombinational repair.), protein MFLKSLHLRNFRNYRDQYIDFTAQKTILIGNNAQGKSNLLEAVELLSTLKTHRTSRDLDLVLKSEPSGSLQAVIERTYGDSELNAVLRVKGRRTLVLNGETVRRQMDALGTLNSVQFSSLDLDLVRGGPDYRRNWIDGLLVQLEPLYAHIAQQYQQVLRQRNALLKKIRKLNQEGGAVSSGITQELQLWDLQLAAAGSRVTRRRSRGLGRLIPLAQKWHHEISSQTENLVITYRPNVLWTDDDPEVVQQAFLEKIEQRRTAEKHQGSSMVGTHRDEIEFEINGTPARFYGSQGQQRTLVLALKLAELQLIEEVVGEPPLLLLDDVLAELDPSRQNQLLETIQSRFQTIITTTHLNSFDANWLKHSQIVTVEQGHLQELEMAKEIPLAGDRQS, encoded by the coding sequence ATGTTCCTCAAAAGTCTCCATCTCCGCAACTTTCGAAACTACCGCGACCAATACATCGACTTTACCGCCCAAAAAACAATTTTGATCGGGAACAATGCCCAAGGAAAATCAAACCTCCTAGAGGCTGTGGAGCTACTCTCGACCCTAAAAACCCACCGCACTAGCCGTGATCTTGACCTCGTACTAAAATCTGAGCCTAGCGGATCATTACAGGCGGTCATTGAACGGACGTATGGTGATTCTGAGTTGAATGCCGTCTTGCGGGTAAAGGGGAGACGTACGTTAGTGCTCAATGGTGAAACCGTTCGTCGTCAGATGGATGCCCTCGGAACTTTGAATTCGGTGCAATTTTCGAGCCTTGATCTCGATCTTGTCAGGGGTGGCCCAGATTATCGTCGCAACTGGATTGATGGGCTTTTAGTGCAGCTAGAACCTCTCTATGCCCACATCGCCCAGCAGTACCAGCAAGTTCTTCGGCAACGGAATGCCCTCCTCAAAAAAATCCGCAAGCTCAATCAAGAGGGGGGAGCGGTTTCTTCAGGAATAACCCAAGAACTCCAGCTGTGGGATCTGCAACTGGCGGCGGCCGGATCGAGGGTGACAAGGCGGCGATCGCGGGGTTTAGGAAGATTGATTCCCTTGGCGCAAAAATGGCATCATGAAATTAGTAGCCAAACCGAAAATTTAGTCATCACCTACAGACCTAATGTCCTTTGGACTGACGATGATCCTGAGGTGGTGCAGCAAGCTTTTTTAGAAAAAATAGAACAACGACGCACGGCGGAAAAACACCAAGGCAGCAGCATGGTGGGAACCCATCGCGATGAAATTGAATTTGAGATTAATGGCACACCTGCCCGATTTTACGGTTCCCAAGGCCAGCAGAGAACTTTAGTTTTAGCCCTTAAATTAGCTGAATTACAGTTAATTGAAGAAGTGGTCGGGGAGCCGCCATTATTGTTGTTAGACGATGTTTTAGCAGAACTTGATCCGTCGCGACAAAATCAGCTCCTAGAAACTATTCAGTCGCGGTTTCAAACTATTATCACCACCACTCATCTAAACTCCTTTGATGCCAACTGGCTTAAGCATTCGCAAATCGTGACGGTAGAGCAAGGACATCTCCAAGAGTTAGAAATGGCTAAAGAAATACCGCTTGCTGGCGATCGCCAATCATAG
- the galE gene encoding UDP-glucose 4-epimerase GalE: MTNSQKTVLVSGGAGYIGSHAVLSLQQRGYEVIILDNLVYGHRDLVESVLKAKLIVGDTGDRPLLDKIFQGHDIDAVMHFAAYAYVGESVAQPAKYYRNNFMNAFTLLEAMMAAGITSFVFSSTCATYGEPQTTPIPEDHPQNPINPYGMSKLMVEQALKDFDKAYNFRSVIFRYFNAAGADPQGRLGEDHSPETHLIPLVLMAALGKRESISMFGTDYPTPDGTCVRDYIHVNDLADAHVLGLDYLLKGGKTEIFNLGNGNGFSVKEVIEAAREVTGKDIKAIAADRRPGDPPALVGSSEKAQKILGWQPQYADLKTILAHAWQWHQKRHQT, from the coding sequence ATGACAAATTCCCAAAAGACGGTTTTAGTAAGTGGTGGTGCGGGTTATATCGGTTCCCATGCAGTACTTAGTTTGCAGCAGCGGGGCTATGAGGTAATCATTCTCGATAATTTGGTCTATGGTCACCGTGACTTAGTAGAATCTGTCCTTAAGGCAAAATTGATTGTTGGGGATACCGGCGATCGCCCGTTGTTAGACAAGATTTTTCAGGGTCATGATATCGATGCAGTGATGCATTTTGCTGCCTATGCCTATGTCGGCGAATCCGTGGCGCAGCCAGCTAAGTATTACCGCAATAACTTTATGAATGCTTTCACCCTCCTCGAAGCGATGATGGCTGCAGGGATTACATCCTTTGTTTTCTCTTCCACCTGTGCCACCTACGGCGAACCGCAAACGACTCCCATCCCAGAAGACCATCCCCAAAATCCCATTAATCCCTATGGTATGAGCAAGTTAATGGTGGAACAGGCCCTTAAAGATTTTGACAAAGCCTATAATTTTCGTTCGGTAATATTTCGTTATTTCAATGCGGCAGGAGCGGATCCCCAAGGGCGGCTAGGGGAAGACCACAGTCCTGAAACCCACCTAATTCCACTCGTTTTGATGGCAGCTTTGGGTAAACGAGAGAGTATTTCGATGTTTGGTACGGATTATCCAACACCTGACGGTACTTGTGTGCGGGACTACATCCACGTCAATGACCTAGCAGATGCCCATGTCCTCGGCCTCGATTATTTGCTAAAAGGTGGTAAAACTGAGATCTTTAATCTTGGGAATGGTAATGGTTTCTCCGTCAAAGAAGTCATCGAAGCCGCGCGGGAAGTAACCGGGAAAGATATTAAGGCGATCGCCGCCGACCGTCGCCCCGGAGATCCCCCAGCCCTAGTGGGAAGCAGCGAGAAAGCCCAGAAAATTCTCGGTTGGCAACCCCAATACGCAGACCTAAAAACAATTTTGGCGCACGCCTGGCAATGGCACCAAAAGCGACACCAAACCTAG
- the mltG gene encoding endolytic transglycosylase MltG → MTSSNAAPKTQPVRRRRRRFPWFFFLLIVVSGVSFWQSWAWWRWSISPTTALDEAVQLQISPGTSSQQIGQDLHDLGLIRSEKAWKVWSLWLRLSQQGGSFKAGTYQLSLNEDLPAIAATIWAGDVVQTSITIPEGWSLQQMAEYFEGEGLFSAEDFLAATKQVPRDKFAWLPANLPYLEGFLYPDTYFLSKNEPEPQAIIDQMLARFEEIALPLYNDAEVPLGLSLNEWVAFASIIEKEAVVAEERDIIAGVFANRLQRGMRLETDPTVEYALNIRQTKEQPLTFEQIRVDSPYNTYRYTGLPPTAIAAPGLPALKAALAPAETDYLFFVARYDGTHVFSKTLAEHEAATKEIRASVNSES, encoded by the coding sequence ATGACGAGTAGTAATGCCGCTCCGAAAACACAGCCAGTCCGTCGTCGCCGTCGCCGGTTTCCTTGGTTTTTCTTTTTATTGATTGTGGTGTCTGGTGTGAGTTTTTGGCAGAGCTGGGCTTGGTGGCGCTGGAGTATTTCTCCCACGACTGCCCTTGATGAGGCGGTACAGTTACAAATTTCTCCGGGGACATCGTCCCAGCAAATCGGGCAAGATTTACATGATTTGGGTTTAATTCGCTCAGAAAAGGCTTGGAAGGTTTGGTCTCTGTGGCTCAGGCTATCGCAACAGGGGGGCAGTTTTAAGGCGGGAACTTATCAGCTCAGCCTCAATGAGGATTTGCCGGCGATCGCCGCAACGATTTGGGCAGGAGATGTGGTGCAGACAAGCATCACGATTCCCGAAGGTTGGTCATTACAGCAGATGGCAGAATACTTTGAAGGCGAAGGGCTCTTTTCTGCGGAAGATTTTTTAGCGGCGACCAAGCAAGTTCCTCGGGATAAATTTGCATGGCTCCCTGCCAATTTGCCCTATTTAGAAGGATTTCTTTACCCTGACACTTATTTTCTGAGTAAAAATGAGCCTGAACCCCAAGCCATTATCGATCAAATGTTGGCGCGTTTTGAGGAGATCGCCCTGCCTCTCTATAACGATGCGGAAGTTCCCCTTGGGTTATCTCTAAATGAATGGGTGGCATTCGCTAGCATTATCGAAAAAGAGGCCGTTGTCGCCGAGGAGCGGGATATTATTGCCGGTGTGTTTGCTAACCGTTTACAGCGGGGCATGAGGCTCGAAACAGACCCAACCGTTGAATATGCCCTCAATATTCGTCAAACAAAAGAGCAGCCCCTGACCTTTGAACAAATTCGGGTAGATTCTCCCTACAATACCTATCGCTATACCGGACTGCCCCCGACGGCGATCGCCGCCCCCGGTTTACCCGCTTTAAAGGCAGCTTTAGCACCTGCGGAGACAGACTATCTCTTTTTTGTCGCGAGATACGACGGCACCCATGTCTTTAGTAAAACCCTTGCAGAACACGAAGCCGCCACTAAAGAAATTCGTGCATCGGTTAACTCAGAGTCATAA
- a CDS encoding DUF3727 domain-containing protein, whose translation MSSPSFDSGRELDAQEIVTLTDATGRSLDCYVENEITSENIDYFLLQPVDLPIVILAWDDDAEDEDIPETEMVEDPEELQEIFLDAKAVLSELELTLKDTAYVMTISGEIPPLKEEDILSLEIEDDEASRLEPEELQLLTDFYHLEQHYSIYTPIDPYLFFARATGDDELEMLDLSDPKVKDLVDLLIIQDDE comes from the coding sequence ATGTCTTCGCCTTCTTTTGATTCCGGACGGGAACTTGATGCTCAGGAAATTGTGACCCTGACCGATGCCACCGGGCGATCGCTGGATTGTTATGTAGAAAACGAGATTACGAGTGAAAATATTGACTATTTCCTACTCCAGCCTGTCGATTTACCGATTGTGATTTTGGCTTGGGATGATGACGCGGAAGACGAAGACATCCCTGAGACAGAAATGGTCGAAGATCCCGAAGAACTACAAGAGATTTTCCTTGATGCCAAGGCTGTTTTAAGCGAGTTGGAACTAACGCTCAAAGATACCGCTTATGTGATGACCATTAGCGGCGAAATTCCCCCTTTAAAGGAAGAGGATATTTTGTCTTTAGAGATTGAAGATGATGAAGCGTCTCGCCTCGAACCGGAAGAATTACAACTGCTGACGGATTTTTATCATTTAGAGCAGCACTATAGTATTTATACGCCCATTGACCCTTATTTATTCTTTGCCCGGGCGACTGGAGATGATGAGCTAGAAATGCTGGATCTCAGTGACCCAAAGGTGAAAGATTTAGTCGATCTTTTAATTATTCAAGATGACGAGTAG